In Promicromonospora sukumoe, the following proteins share a genomic window:
- a CDS encoding DUF3073 domain-containing protein produces MGRGRQKAKQTKVARELKYYSPDTNYHALEQELSGDSRTDVATQSRWESSEDEEYDNRYSDWADQDGNTR; encoded by the coding sequence ATGGGCCGCGGCCGTCAGAAGGCTAAGCAGACCAAGGTTGCTCGCGAGCTGAAGTACTACAGCCCGGACACCAATTATCACGCCCTCGAGCAGGAGCTCAGCGGAGACTCCCGCACGGATGTAGCGACACAGTCGCGGTGGGAGTCCTCGGAGGACGAAGAGTACGACAACAGGTACTCCGACTGGGCAGACCAGGACGGCAATACGCGCTGA
- a CDS encoding FAD-binding protein codes for MAQLDRRNFLAGAAVVAFDPADSRWLSSLPENSTAIQLPPLDGELVTDEEALTEAATDYGHLAHRRPRAVLRPGSVDDVVTLVRFANEHGLVVAVRGQGHSTFGQAQADCGVVIDSRTLATIHEVTPDRAVVDAGVQWLDLVRIALVDGVAPPVSTDFLGLSVGGTLCVGGIGGASQHFGMLVDNTLELQVVTGDGRLVTCSADHEPELFEAVLGGLGQFAIIVRATVRLVRAPALARVYTLTYPQVTDLTAAQRTALADGRFDYLEGQLVPTDDDDFTFVLEGGAWYTTEPPDDAALLAGLAPAGVDVADVPYFEWLNRVYETVEQIEALRLPSPWLNAFIPDAVTDEIVAELLKTLTPADAGGVALLYPTRRALVTRPQVVVPDGEVFFLLALLRAVSPPDDAHAERLIADNDALYARVLAAGGAQYPVNALHLTPADWRTHYGDRWPVVLRDKDLYDPRGVLTPGQGIFEPVSRAPGTP; via the coding sequence ATGGCACAGCTAGACCGTCGCAACTTTCTGGCAGGCGCCGCCGTCGTCGCTTTCGACCCGGCCGATTCCCGGTGGCTGAGCAGCCTTCCGGAGAACTCCACAGCGATTCAGCTTCCCCCTCTCGACGGCGAGCTCGTCACGGACGAGGAAGCCCTCACCGAGGCCGCCACCGACTACGGGCACCTGGCGCACCGGCGCCCCCGCGCGGTGCTGCGCCCCGGTTCGGTGGACGACGTCGTGACCCTGGTGCGGTTCGCGAACGAGCACGGGCTCGTCGTCGCCGTCCGCGGCCAGGGCCACTCGACCTTCGGCCAGGCGCAGGCCGACTGCGGTGTCGTCATCGACTCCCGCACCCTCGCCACGATCCACGAGGTCACGCCCGACCGGGCGGTCGTGGACGCCGGCGTCCAGTGGCTGGACCTGGTACGTATCGCGCTCGTCGACGGCGTCGCGCCCCCGGTGAGCACCGACTTCCTGGGCCTCTCGGTCGGCGGCACGCTCTGCGTGGGCGGGATCGGCGGCGCCTCGCAGCACTTCGGGATGCTGGTGGACAACACGCTCGAGCTCCAGGTGGTCACCGGCGACGGCCGCCTGGTCACCTGCTCCGCGGACCACGAGCCCGAGCTGTTCGAGGCGGTGCTCGGCGGCCTGGGCCAGTTCGCGATCATCGTCCGCGCGACGGTGCGCCTGGTGCGCGCGCCCGCCCTGGCCCGCGTCTACACGCTGACGTACCCGCAGGTCACGGACCTGACGGCGGCCCAGCGGACCGCCCTGGCCGACGGCCGTTTCGACTACCTGGAGGGCCAGCTCGTCCCCACGGACGACGACGACTTCACGTTCGTCCTGGAGGGCGGCGCCTGGTACACCACCGAGCCGCCCGACGACGCGGCCCTGCTGGCCGGGCTCGCACCCGCCGGCGTCGACGTCGCGGACGTGCCGTACTTCGAGTGGCTGAACCGGGTCTACGAGACCGTGGAGCAGATCGAGGCGCTGCGGCTGCCCAGTCCGTGGCTCAATGCGTTCATCCCGGACGCCGTCACCGACGAGATCGTCGCCGAGCTCCTCAAGACGCTCACCCCGGCCGACGCCGGCGGCGTCGCCCTGCTCTACCCGACCCGGCGGGCACTCGTCACGCGACCCCAGGTCGTGGTCCCGGACGGCGAGGTGTTCTTCCTCCTCGCGCTGCTGCGCGCGGTGAGCCCGCCCGACGACGCCCACGCCGAGCGCCTCATCGCCGACAACGACGCGCTGTACGCCCGCGTGCTCGCCGCGGGTGGTGCCCAGTACCCGGTCAACGCCCTGCACCTGACCCCGGCCGACTGGCGCACGCACTACGGCGACCGCTGGCCCGTCGTCCTGCGGGACAAGGACCTGTACGACCCGCGCGGGGTGCTCACCCCGGGCCAGGGCATCTTCGAGCCGGTCAGCAGAGCGCCTGGTACTCCTTGA
- a CDS encoding metallopeptidase family protein, whose product MTREDFETAVSEGLDLVPPDLAAQMDNVVVLVEDDAPAEDPELLGLYEGVPLTERDHMWAAGALPDRITIFRNPTLAICDTREDVVEEVAVTVVHEIAHHFGIDDDRLHELGWG is encoded by the coding sequence ATGACGCGGGAGGACTTCGAGACGGCCGTGAGCGAGGGGCTGGACCTCGTGCCGCCCGATCTCGCGGCGCAGATGGACAACGTCGTGGTGCTCGTCGAGGACGACGCGCCCGCGGAGGACCCCGAACTCCTGGGTCTGTACGAGGGCGTGCCGCTCACCGAGCGCGACCACATGTGGGCCGCGGGCGCGCTGCCCGACCGCATCACCATCTTCCGGAACCCCACGCTCGCGATCTGCGACACGCGTGAGGACGTCGTCGAGGAGGTCGCCGTCACCGTGGTGCACGAGATCGCCCACCACTTCGGGATCGACGACGACCGGCTGCACGAGCTCGGCTGGGGCTGA
- a CDS encoding phage holin family protein, producing the protein MIDDVKIDGQAGTPGNGSDGTPGPAKPASLGKLVEQVSEQASRLVRAEIELAKAELAEKAKKSGIGIGLLVVALVILAYAAGVLLLAAVYGLGTVWPLWLSALAIGGFMVLVVMIMALVGAQLLKKATTKPESVQRVKDDIESIKEGMQR; encoded by the coding sequence ATGATCGACGACGTGAAGATCGACGGCCAGGCTGGAACACCAGGAAACGGCTCGGACGGCACGCCAGGTCCCGCGAAGCCGGCCTCCCTGGGCAAGCTGGTGGAGCAGGTCTCCGAGCAGGCCTCGCGCCTCGTGCGCGCCGAGATCGAGCTGGCCAAGGCCGAGCTCGCCGAGAAGGCGAAGAAGTCCGGCATCGGCATCGGGCTGCTCGTCGTGGCGCTCGTGATCCTCGCCTACGCGGCCGGCGTGCTGCTCCTGGCCGCCGTGTACGGCCTGGGCACGGTGTGGCCGCTCTGGCTGTCGGCCCTCGCCATCGGCGGCTTCATGGTGCTCGTCGTGATGATCATGGCGCTCGTGGGCGCCCAGCTGCTCAAGAAGGCCACGACCAAGCCCGAGAGCGTCCAGCGCGTCAAGGACGACATCGAGTCGATCAAGGAGGGGATGCAGCGATGA
- a CDS encoding antibiotic biosynthesis monooxygenase, which produces MAHHDQAANGSVPTPAGQPVTVSIHRIVHPDHVPEVTRWVQSGVNLANRWDGFLGSGWIRAAEGSRDWHMLYRFADAERLAAWEQSAERRDWLAQGTGLVEELRYQQRTGIEGWFEDPVRVDEPADVAAAVVPPRWKQATSIWLGFFPVNLLFTALFTYLVPGWDDVQLVLKVLISTLILTPIMAYWVLPWVTRRLHGWLHRA; this is translated from the coding sequence ATGGCCCATCACGACCAGGCCGCGAACGGATCCGTGCCCACCCCCGCCGGACAACCCGTGACCGTGTCCATCCACCGCATCGTCCACCCCGACCACGTCCCCGAGGTCACCCGCTGGGTGCAGTCGGGTGTCAACCTCGCCAACCGCTGGGACGGGTTCCTCGGCTCGGGCTGGATCCGCGCCGCCGAGGGGTCGCGGGACTGGCACATGCTCTACCGCTTCGCCGACGCCGAGCGGCTCGCGGCCTGGGAGCAGTCCGCGGAGCGCCGGGACTGGCTCGCGCAGGGCACGGGGCTGGTCGAGGAGCTGCGCTACCAGCAGCGCACAGGCATCGAGGGCTGGTTCGAGGACCCTGTGCGCGTGGACGAGCCGGCTGATGTCGCCGCCGCCGTCGTGCCGCCGCGCTGGAAGCAGGCGACGAGCATCTGGCTCGGGTTCTTTCCCGTGAACCTGCTCTTCACCGCCCTGTTTACCTATCTGGTGCCCGGCTGGGACGACGTGCAGCTCGTGCTCAAGGTGCTGATCTCGACCCTGATCCTGACGCCGATCATGGCGTACTGGGTGCTGCCGTGGGTGACCCGCCGCCTGCACGGCTGGCTGCACCGCGCCTGA
- a CDS encoding M15 family metallopeptidase: MRPGDHALVPRRTRRPGAQGAHAAVPAAGHFARPGRMVRRSSFAVAAALTSVALTTTAAVSLAGNDGGSTASAATPITRPVSVTSAAATDPAVRTASEKADAVLGDADYVTREGDLTVKDRAKLREAAKELRTMLHQARDGSATALAMRKTAVASRDGDRTPLAERSKDATADAERDAAAEAAEPTPAATEPTNLTIASAGVSPISEHRTESPPVLDTPLASSVEDIAAAEAAAEASAGAEKGTEVAAVAPSAARIEKVTTSLQRLISRTGGDAVVSVKAGPTPEEIAVARREAVLDARASRAAKREAVLDARAERAAKRDAVLEARAERAAEAARERTAARAAQAKKLARAAKQYGNGQIPSSVMCGLSFASGEKLRCDAAAALEDLNEAFRSAFGRNLSLTDGYRSYHDQVAVAASRGALAAVPGTSNHGWGQAVDLGGGIQSFGSAQFRWMQSHAGKYGWKHPGWAQAGGSKPEAWHWEYGTSY, translated from the coding sequence TTGAGGCCCGGAGACCACGCCCTCGTCCCCCGTCGCACGCGACGCCCGGGCGCTCAGGGTGCCCACGCCGCCGTCCCCGCCGCGGGGCACTTCGCCCGGCCCGGCCGGATGGTGCGTCGCTCGTCCTTCGCGGTCGCGGCCGCGCTCACCTCGGTCGCACTGACCACCACCGCGGCGGTCAGCCTCGCCGGGAACGACGGCGGTAGCACCGCCTCCGCCGCGACGCCGATCACCCGGCCGGTGTCCGTCACCAGCGCCGCGGCCACCGACCCCGCGGTCCGGACCGCCTCCGAGAAGGCGGACGCCGTACTGGGCGACGCCGATTACGTGACCCGCGAGGGTGACCTCACCGTCAAGGACCGGGCGAAGCTCCGGGAAGCGGCCAAGGAGCTGCGGACCATGCTGCACCAGGCCCGCGACGGCTCGGCCACCGCCCTGGCGATGCGGAAGACCGCAGTCGCCTCCCGGGACGGCGACCGCACTCCCCTCGCCGAGCGCTCGAAGGACGCGACGGCGGACGCCGAGCGTGACGCCGCCGCCGAGGCGGCCGAGCCGACCCCTGCCGCCACCGAGCCGACCAACCTGACCATCGCGTCAGCCGGTGTCAGCCCGATCAGCGAGCACCGGACCGAGAGCCCCCCGGTCCTCGACACCCCGCTCGCGAGCTCGGTCGAGGACATCGCCGCGGCCGAGGCCGCCGCCGAGGCGTCAGCGGGCGCCGAGAAGGGCACGGAGGTCGCGGCCGTCGCGCCGTCGGCCGCCCGCATCGAGAAGGTGACCACGTCGCTCCAGCGGCTCATCAGCCGCACCGGTGGCGACGCCGTCGTGTCGGTCAAGGCGGGCCCCACGCCCGAGGAGATCGCCGTCGCCCGGCGGGAAGCGGTGCTGGACGCACGCGCCTCGCGTGCCGCCAAGCGGGAAGCGGTGCTCGACGCACGCGCAGAGCGCGCGGCCAAGCGGGACGCAGTCCTGGAGGCACGCGCCGAGCGCGCGGCCGAGGCAGCGCGTGAGCGCACCGCGGCCCGGGCCGCGCAGGCCAAGAAGCTGGCCCGGGCCGCCAAGCAGTACGGCAACGGGCAGATCCCGTCGAGCGTGATGTGCGGGCTGAGCTTCGCGTCCGGCGAGAAGCTGCGGTGCGACGCCGCCGCCGCGCTCGAGGACCTGAACGAGGCCTTCCGCTCGGCGTTCGGCCGGAACCTGTCCCTGACCGACGGCTACCGGTCGTACCACGACCAGGTGGCGGTGGCCGCGTCCCGCGGTGCCCTGGCTGCCGTGCCCGGCACGTCGAACCACGGGTGGGGACAGGCGGTCGACCTGGGTGGCGGCATCCAGTCGTTCGGCAGCGCCCAGTTCCGCTGGATGCAGTCCCACGCCGGGAAGTACGGGTGGAAGCACCCGGGCTGGGCACAGGCCGGCGGCAGCAAGCCGGAAGCCTGGCACTGGGAGTACGGCACCTCGTACTGA
- a CDS encoding helix-turn-helix domain-containing protein, translated as MDANDPLYMDPDDVDMTIARQQAENAFGLVAQLRERRKTMGLLQKDVAQRMNRDTAVVSRLERLGSDPRWSSLQRYANALGVVLKYDWTTREQLLLERLGHDTADAEPDVDPTAAVRQFMAGR; from the coding sequence ATGGACGCCAACGACCCGCTGTACATGGACCCCGATGACGTGGACATGACGATTGCACGGCAGCAGGCCGAGAACGCCTTCGGACTAGTTGCTCAACTCCGCGAGCGCCGAAAGACCATGGGGCTCCTGCAGAAGGACGTCGCCCAGCGAATGAACCGCGACACCGCGGTTGTCTCCAGGCTAGAGAGGCTCGGATCCGATCCTCGGTGGTCCAGCTTGCAGCGGTATGCGAACGCGCTTGGAGTTGTTCTGAAGTACGACTGGACCACGCGCGAGCAACTCCTACTGGAACGCCTTGGCCACGACACAGCGGATGCCGAGCCGGACGTCGATCCAACAGCTGCCGTTCGTCAGTTCATGGCCGGACGATGA
- a CDS encoding DUF3618 domain-containing protein yields the protein MSTPTPPPTPSSRELEAEVLRTRADLAATIDELTTRLSPGYQASRIAQEAKQAASDAGAMASGAFGHKNGPAPDPRRARNAKVVIGAALGLVAIGTAVVVTAVLRRARG from the coding sequence ATGAGCACTCCGACACCGCCGCCCACGCCCAGCAGCCGCGAGCTCGAGGCCGAGGTGCTCCGCACCCGTGCCGACCTCGCCGCGACCATCGACGAGCTGACCACGCGGCTGAGCCCGGGCTACCAGGCGTCGCGCATCGCGCAGGAGGCCAAGCAGGCCGCGAGCGACGCCGGGGCCATGGCCTCCGGAGCCTTCGGGCACAAGAACGGCCCGGCGCCAGATCCGCGCCGGGCCCGCAACGCCAAGGTTGTGATCGGTGCCGCGCTAGGGCTCGTGGCCATCGGCACCGCTGTGGTCGTAACCGCTGTGCTCAGGCGCGCGCGGGGCTGA
- a CDS encoding glycerophosphodiester phosphodiesterase, with protein MAARPAVIAHRGYSAVAPQNTLAAIEAACHAGVDHVEIDLQPTADGVGAVIHDETVDATTDGTGKVSALTAEEVLALDAGSHFSPAFSGQRVPTLDAVLAVLARHPGTDLLLELKGAWDAEQVERVVKTIDAAGFDDRVLVQSFWPGTVATVRDVAPHLPGGLLVSFDPPGLLRLCERLRVVACNPSVTTIAGSPRLVSRLHAAGLRVMSWTANDPDAWTTLLTTDGGIGVDGIITDRPERLTGWLAGRAGLAPALPVPGRGGIRLRGRRHAPAQPLALGRA; from the coding sequence ATGGCCGCTCGTCCCGCAGTCATCGCCCACCGTGGGTACTCCGCGGTAGCCCCGCAGAACACCCTCGCCGCCATCGAGGCCGCCTGCCACGCGGGCGTGGACCACGTCGAGATCGATCTCCAGCCCACCGCCGACGGCGTGGGCGCGGTGATCCACGACGAGACCGTCGACGCCACCACCGACGGGACCGGCAAGGTCTCCGCCCTCACCGCGGAGGAGGTGCTCGCGCTGGACGCCGGGTCGCACTTCTCGCCGGCGTTCTCCGGGCAGCGCGTCCCCACGCTCGACGCCGTCCTGGCCGTGCTCGCCCGGCACCCCGGCACGGACCTGCTGCTGGAGCTGAAGGGCGCGTGGGACGCGGAGCAGGTGGAGCGCGTGGTGAAGACCATCGACGCCGCGGGCTTCGACGACCGGGTCCTCGTACAGAGCTTCTGGCCCGGCACGGTCGCCACGGTGCGCGACGTCGCCCCGCACCTGCCGGGGGGCCTGCTCGTCTCGTTCGACCCGCCCGGCCTGCTGCGCCTGTGCGAGCGCCTGCGTGTCGTGGCCTGCAACCCGTCGGTCACCACGATCGCGGGCAGCCCGCGGCTGGTGTCCCGCCTGCACGCCGCGGGTCTGCGGGTCATGTCCTGGACGGCGAACGACCCGGACGCGTGGACCACGCTCCTGACCACCGACGGCGGCATCGGCGTGGACGGCATCATCACCGACCGGCCGGAGCGGCTGACCGGCTGGCTCGCGGGCCGCGCCGGCCTGGCCCCGGCCCTGCCGGTGCCCGGCCGGGGCGGTATCCGGCTGCGCGGACGACGCCACGCCCCAGCACAGCCGCTGGCGCTGGGCCGCGCATAA
- a CDS encoding HAD family hydrolase — MTSATPHRTSARMEPTGPALVACDIDGTLARTGQPISPEVCRAASAVRATGHHIVLATGRSLAGAIPIAHELGLDDVWIVASNGAVTAHLVGDYYQVTEQHTVDAEAAIRAAVRTVPGIRVATEDVGVGYRVNIPFPPGQLNGLQHSVTQPNELWARPTPRVALYGPSAYRLVWALQGLGLTAIATRPDWVDVTAGGISKATALDRVRAILGVHHTVAIGDSENDVEMLTWAADGIAMGHAAAFVIAAADRITGTIDDDGAASALWSLLP; from the coding sequence ATGACCTCAGCAACCCCGCATCGGACCTCGGCTCGCATGGAGCCCACGGGACCAGCGCTCGTCGCGTGCGACATCGACGGCACACTGGCCCGCACCGGGCAGCCCATATCCCCCGAGGTGTGCCGGGCCGCGAGCGCCGTGCGGGCGACGGGACACCACATCGTGCTCGCGACGGGCCGCTCACTGGCTGGTGCGATCCCCATCGCCCACGAGCTGGGCCTGGACGACGTGTGGATCGTCGCCTCCAACGGGGCGGTCACAGCGCACTTGGTCGGCGACTACTACCAGGTCACGGAGCAGCACACCGTCGACGCAGAAGCGGCGATCCGAGCAGCCGTGCGGACGGTACCGGGAATCAGAGTCGCCACCGAGGATGTCGGCGTCGGATACCGAGTCAACATCCCGTTCCCACCTGGCCAGCTCAACGGCCTCCAGCACAGCGTCACGCAGCCCAACGAGCTCTGGGCTCGCCCGACGCCGAGAGTGGCCCTGTACGGGCCCTCCGCCTACCGCCTGGTGTGGGCCCTCCAAGGCCTCGGCCTGACCGCGATCGCGACACGGCCGGACTGGGTAGACGTCACCGCAGGCGGGATCTCGAAGGCAACCGCGCTCGACCGCGTGCGCGCCATCCTCGGCGTCCACCACACTGTCGCGATCGGCGACAGCGAGAACGACGTCGAGATGCTGACCTGGGCGGCTGACGGCATCGCAATGGGCCACGCGGCGGCGTTCGTGATCGCGGCCGCAGATCGGATCACAGGGACCATCGACGACGACGGCGCCGCGAGCGCCTTGTGGTCGCTCTTGCCCTGA
- the purF gene encoding amidophosphoribosyltransferase produces MPLRGDGRLNHDLMPGEKGPQDACGVFGVWAPGEEVAKLAYFGLYALQHRGQESAGIATSNGEQILVYKDMGLVSQVFDETALNALTGHIAVGHCRYSTTGGVTWENAQPTLGATASGTVALGHNGNLTNSAELVNLVAERYGAQRRGELARGNTTDTALITALFAGDADHTLEATALEVLPRLRGAFSLVFMDESTLYAARDPQGVRPLVLGRLDRGWVVASETPALDIVGASYVRDVEPGELICIDADGMRSVRFAQAERAACVFEYVYLARPDNTINGRSVHAARVAMGRTLAREHPVEADLVIPTPESGTPAAVGYAAESGIPFGQGLTKNAYVGRTFIQPSDTLRQLGIRLKLNPLREVIKGKRLVVVDDSIVRGNTQRALIRMLREAGAAEVHVRISSPPVKWPCFYGIDFASRAELIANGLAVEEIGQSLGADSLGYITTEGMIAATEQPSSQLCAACFTGKYPIELPPDDQLGKHLLEQAELPLGQPEDGLKQLTVSTGGSTALDHP; encoded by the coding sequence ATGCCTCTGCGCGGAGATGGCCGACTCAACCACGACCTCATGCCCGGCGAGAAGGGCCCCCAGGACGCATGCGGCGTCTTCGGGGTCTGGGCACCCGGTGAGGAGGTCGCCAAGCTCGCGTACTTCGGTCTGTACGCCCTCCAGCACCGCGGACAGGAGTCCGCGGGCATCGCCACCAGCAACGGTGAGCAGATCCTCGTCTACAAGGACATGGGACTCGTCTCCCAGGTCTTCGACGAGACAGCCCTGAACGCCCTGACCGGCCACATCGCCGTCGGGCACTGCCGGTACTCCACCACCGGTGGGGTGACCTGGGAGAACGCCCAGCCGACGCTCGGTGCGACGGCGTCGGGCACGGTGGCCCTCGGCCACAACGGCAACCTGACCAACTCGGCCGAGCTCGTCAACCTGGTCGCGGAGCGCTACGGCGCGCAGCGCCGGGGCGAGCTCGCCCGCGGCAACACCACGGACACGGCCCTGATCACCGCGCTCTTCGCGGGCGACGCCGACCACACGCTGGAGGCCACGGCGCTCGAGGTGCTGCCGCGTCTGCGCGGCGCCTTCTCCCTGGTCTTCATGGACGAGAGCACGCTGTACGCGGCGCGCGACCCCCAGGGTGTGCGCCCGCTCGTGCTCGGCCGCCTCGACCGCGGCTGGGTGGTCGCCAGCGAGACCCCGGCCCTCGACATCGTGGGCGCCTCCTACGTGCGCGACGTCGAGCCCGGCGAGCTCATCTGCATCGACGCCGACGGCATGCGCTCCGTGCGCTTCGCCCAGGCCGAGCGGGCCGCCTGCGTCTTCGAGTACGTGTACCTGGCCCGGCCGGACAACACGATCAACGGGCGCTCGGTGCACGCCGCGCGCGTCGCGATGGGCCGCACCCTGGCGCGCGAGCACCCCGTCGAGGCCGACCTCGTCATCCCGACGCCGGAGTCCGGCACGCCTGCCGCCGTCGGCTACGCGGCCGAGTCGGGCATCCCGTTCGGCCAGGGCCTCACCAAGAACGCCTACGTCGGCCGCACGTTCATCCAGCCGTCCGACACGCTGCGACAGCTCGGCATCCGCCTGAAGCTCAACCCGCTGCGCGAGGTCATCAAGGGCAAGCGCCTGGTGGTCGTGGACGACTCGATCGTGCGGGGCAACACCCAGCGCGCCCTGATCCGCATGCTGCGCGAGGCCGGTGCGGCCGAGGTGCACGTGCGCATCTCCTCGCCGCCGGTCAAGTGGCCCTGCTTCTACGGCATCGACTTCGCGTCGCGCGCCGAGCTCATCGCGAACGGCCTGGCCGTCGAGGAGATCGGCCAGTCGCTCGGCGCCGACAGCCTCGGCTACATCACCACCGAGGGCATGATCGCCGCGACCGAGCAGCCCAGCTCGCAGCTCTGCGCCGCCTGCTTCACGGGCAAGTACCCGATCGAGCTGCCCCCGGACGACCAGCTCGGCAAGCACCTCCTCGAGCAGGCGGAGCTCCCGCTCGGCCAGCCGGAGGACGGGCTCAAGCAGCTCACCGTGAGCACCGGCGGCTCGACCGCGCTCGACCACCCGTGA
- a CDS encoding BldC family transcriptional regulator — protein sequence MSIHGESEVLLTPAEVASLFRVDPKTVTRWAKAGKLSSIRTLGGHRRYKESEVRALLGAAADSSGDTDN from the coding sequence ATGTCCATCCACGGAGAATCCGAGGTCCTGCTCACGCCTGCCGAGGTAGCGAGCTTGTTCCGTGTTGACCCCAAGACGGTAACGCGTTGGGCAAAAGCGGGAAAGCTCTCGTCGATCCGGACACTTGGCGGTCACCGCCGCTACAAGGAGTCCGAGGTTCGGGCGCTGCTCGGTGCGGCAGCGGACAGCTCGGGCGACACCGACAACTAG
- the purM gene encoding phosphoribosylformylglycinamidine cyclo-ligase translates to MTSEGLTYAAAGVDTEAGDKAVELMKDAVRRTQGPAVLGGVGGFAGLYDLSAFKGYRAPLLATSTDGVGTKVAIAQAMDKHDTIGFDLVGMVVDDIVVMGAKPLFMTDYIATGKVVPERIADIVRGIAQACEVADTALVGGETAEHPGLLDPDEYDVAGAATGIVEADKVLGPDRVQPGDVLIALASSGLHSNGYSLVRAVIKHAGWSLDRHVDDLGRALGEELLEPTRVYASDCLALAADEAAQVHAFTHVTGGGLAANLARVLPAGLVATVDRASWVVPAVFQMVRSLGGVPRRDLENTLNLGVGMVAVVGAEGADAALARLSALGVPAWTLGSVETLDASTTQEDLVAGTKGVSGGAVRLVNDYRP, encoded by the coding sequence GTGACTTCCGAAGGCCTGACGTACGCCGCCGCAGGCGTGGACACCGAGGCGGGCGACAAGGCCGTCGAGCTCATGAAGGACGCCGTGCGGCGCACGCAGGGCCCTGCCGTGCTCGGCGGCGTGGGCGGCTTCGCCGGCCTGTACGACCTGTCGGCGTTCAAGGGCTACCGCGCGCCCCTGCTGGCGACGTCCACGGACGGCGTCGGCACCAAGGTCGCGATCGCGCAGGCCATGGACAAGCACGACACCATCGGGTTCGACCTGGTGGGCATGGTCGTCGACGACATCGTCGTGATGGGGGCCAAGCCGCTCTTCATGACCGACTACATCGCCACCGGCAAGGTCGTGCCCGAGCGGATCGCGGACATCGTGCGCGGCATCGCGCAGGCGTGCGAGGTGGCGGACACTGCCCTGGTGGGCGGCGAGACCGCCGAGCACCCGGGCCTGCTGGACCCGGACGAGTACGACGTCGCGGGCGCCGCCACGGGCATCGTGGAGGCAGACAAGGTGCTGGGCCCGGACCGGGTGCAGCCCGGCGACGTGCTCATCGCCCTGGCCTCCAGCGGCCTGCACTCCAACGGGTACTCCCTGGTGCGTGCCGTGATCAAGCACGCGGGCTGGTCGCTGGACCGGCACGTGGACGACCTGGGGCGTGCCCTGGGCGAGGAGCTGCTGGAGCCCACGCGCGTCTACGCCTCGGACTGCCTGGCGCTGGCCGCGGACGAGGCCGCGCAGGTCCACGCGTTCACGCACGTGACGGGCGGCGGGCTCGCGGCCAACCTGGCGCGCGTGCTGCCGGCCGGGCTCGTGGCGACGGTCGACCGCGCGTCCTGGGTCGTGCCCGCCGTGTTCCAGATGGTGCGCAGCCTCGGCGGCGTGCCGCGGCGCGACCTGGAGAACACGCTCAACCTGGGCGTCGGCATGGTGGCCGTGGTCGGCGCCGAGGGCGCGGACGCGGCACTGGCGCGACTGTCAGCACTGGGCGTGCCGGCGTGGACGCTGGGCAGCGTGGAGACCCTGGATGCCTCGACGACGCAGGAAGACCTGGTCGCGGGGACGAAGGGTGTGTCCGGCGGCGCGGTCAGACTGGTGAACGACTACCGCCCCTGA